In a genomic window of Myxococcus guangdongensis:
- a CDS encoding sensor histidine kinase: MGARADLQARERAAVADVVASTLRHDLRNKLASVRNASFYLMRKMQKTDAWGADARVEAFFQLIDRELAAAEEVLTRRAPVSSSDRPLCHASEAAERGLAEARVPEHVRVVRELKARDTVPLDVEDLALLVRCLVDNAVEAMPRGGMLTLRTWDVEEGEGGVGIRVEDSGEGLAAEAYSRAFEPFYSTRPGHAGLGLNIVQRLVLRQGGKVTLDGGPSGGTHVEVVFPHRPEARGRTRLGQEEIRGSK; this comes from the coding sequence ATGGGCGCGCGCGCAGACCTCCAGGCTCGGGAGCGGGCCGCGGTGGCGGACGTCGTGGCCTCCACGTTGCGGCATGACCTGCGCAACAAGCTGGCCAGCGTCCGCAATGCCTCGTTCTACCTGATGCGGAAGATGCAGAAGACGGACGCCTGGGGCGCGGATGCCCGGGTGGAGGCCTTCTTCCAGCTCATCGACCGGGAGCTGGCGGCCGCCGAGGAGGTGCTCACGCGCCGCGCCCCGGTGTCGAGCAGTGACCGGCCGCTGTGTCATGCCAGCGAGGCCGCCGAGCGCGGGCTGGCGGAGGCGCGGGTGCCGGAGCACGTGCGGGTGGTGCGCGAGCTGAAGGCGCGCGACACGGTGCCGTTGGACGTGGAGGACCTGGCGCTGCTGGTGCGCTGTCTGGTGGACAACGCCGTGGAGGCGATGCCGCGCGGCGGAATGCTCACCCTGCGGACCTGGGACGTTGAGGAGGGTGAGGGCGGCGTGGGGATTCGCGTGGAGGACTCGGGAGAGGGATTGGCGGCGGAGGCGTATTCGCGTGCCTTCGAACCTTTCTATTCCACGCGTCCGGGACACGCGGGGTTGGGTTTGAACATCGTGCAGCGGTTGGTGCTGCGCCAAGGGGGGAAGGTGACGTTGGATGGGGGGCCCTCCGGGGGGACCCACGTCGAGGTCGTCTTTCCCCATCGCCCGGAGGCGCGCGGCCGGACGCGGCTGGGGCAAGAAGAGATACGGGGGAGCAAGTGA
- a CDS encoding response regulator — MNAPRLQVLVVDDEAPVLATTAAVLSEDFEVQTARDAFSARRLLARHPFDVLCTDLHMPGPSGIQLLRQSVTRDPFLAGVLVTGSREYLDWRDRLDTQGLFYLVLKPYQPADLIGMIRRAAESARLKREMSQLSLGLAEHKWGPR; from the coding sequence ATGAACGCTCCGCGGCTCCAGGTGCTGGTGGTGGATGACGAGGCGCCCGTTCTCGCCACCACCGCCGCCGTGCTCTCCGAGGACTTCGAGGTCCAGACCGCGCGCGACGCGTTCTCCGCGCGCCGGTTGCTCGCGCGTCATCCGTTCGACGTGCTCTGCACGGACCTCCACATGCCCGGGCCCAGCGGCATCCAGTTGTTGCGACAGTCGGTCACCCGAGACCCCTTCCTCGCGGGCGTGCTCGTGACGGGCTCGCGCGAGTACCTCGACTGGAGGGACCGGCTGGACACGCAGGGCCTCTTCTATCTGGTGCTCAAGCCCTACCAGCCCGCGGACCTCATCGGGATGATCCGCCGCGCCGCCGAGTCCGCCCGCCTCAAGCGGGAGATGAGCCAGCTCTCCCTCGGCCTGGCCGAACACAAGTGGGGGCCTCGATGA
- a CDS encoding nuclear transport factor 2 family protein: protein MTPQQPTEDVQALLSLEQSIVRAIHARDTRALEGLMAKDLVFRMGDTQTDRATFLDNVASIPGTLLSVETESVSAHVFGDTGVLMGTQRARVRLPDGTEVTDVGYFTDVCQRRDGHWWVVLAHNIAAPGDTAPAPR, encoded by the coding sequence ATGACGCCCCAGCAGCCCACCGAGGATGTCCAGGCCCTGCTCTCCCTCGAGCAGTCCATCGTCCGCGCCATCCACGCACGCGACACCCGGGCCCTGGAGGGCCTCATGGCCAAGGACCTGGTCTTCCGGATGGGCGACACGCAGACAGACCGCGCGACGTTCCTCGACAACGTCGCGTCCATCCCCGGCACCCTCCTCTCGGTGGAGACCGAGTCGGTGAGCGCTCACGTCTTCGGCGATACCGGTGTGCTCATGGGCACGCAGCGCGCTCGCGTGCGGCTGCCCGACGGCACCGAGGTGACGGACGTGGGGTACTTCACCGACGTGTGCCAACGGCGAGACGGCCACTGGTGGGTCGTCCTCGCGCACAACATCGCCGCGCCCGGGGACACGGCGCCAGCGCCACGTTGA
- the pdxA gene encoding 4-hydroxythreonine-4-phosphate dehydrogenase PdxA, producing the protein MSLPLVGISLGDVSGIGPEVTAGALARPAVRRALIPVIFGDGPTLERFPLFRRYARVELAALGRVESPTVVEVTRLNEAERVPGKPSRVGGRAQFAFITRAIEAMRDGHMDALCTAPVSKEQISRAGIPFMGHTEVLAEAFGADVLMMMDGPRVRIALATNHVPLSALSSLLTVEKLVAQLKLLSRSLEPVVGHKPRIAVLGLNPHAGEGGLLGREEVEVIGPAIRRARAAKVDAHGPIPSDGLFARPDDIAGRYDAVLAMYHDQGLIPAKALDFERTVNVTLGLPVPRTSPDHGTAYAIAGKGEASCVPMVEALLKAAQLAAVGSRGARPGPRRPSPRR; encoded by the coding sequence GTGAGCCTCCCCCTCGTCGGAATCTCCCTGGGTGATGTGTCGGGCATCGGGCCGGAGGTGACGGCCGGCGCCCTGGCCCGCCCCGCAGTGCGTCGCGCGCTCATCCCCGTCATCTTCGGGGATGGGCCCACGCTGGAGCGCTTCCCCCTCTTCCGTCGCTATGCCCGCGTGGAGCTGGCCGCGCTGGGCCGCGTCGAGTCCCCCACCGTGGTGGAGGTGACGCGGCTGAACGAGGCGGAGCGCGTGCCGGGCAAGCCCTCGCGCGTCGGGGGCCGCGCGCAGTTCGCGTTCATCACCCGCGCCATCGAGGCGATGCGCGACGGACACATGGACGCGCTGTGCACCGCGCCGGTGTCCAAGGAGCAGATTTCGCGCGCGGGCATCCCGTTCATGGGCCACACGGAGGTGCTCGCGGAGGCCTTCGGCGCGGACGTGCTCATGATGATGGACGGGCCGCGCGTGCGCATCGCGCTGGCCACCAACCACGTGCCGCTCTCCGCGCTGTCCTCGCTCCTCACGGTGGAGAAGCTGGTCGCGCAGCTCAAGCTCCTGTCACGCAGCCTGGAGCCGGTGGTGGGCCACAAGCCGCGCATCGCCGTGCTCGGGCTCAATCCCCACGCGGGCGAGGGCGGCCTGCTGGGACGCGAGGAGGTGGAGGTCATCGGCCCCGCCATCCGCAGGGCGCGCGCGGCGAAGGTGGACGCGCACGGGCCCATCCCCTCGGATGGTTTGTTCGCGAGGCCGGATGACATCGCCGGCAGGTACGACGCGGTGCTGGCCATGTACCACGACCAGGGGCTCATCCCGGCCAAGGCGCTGGACTTCGAGCGCACCGTCAACGTGACGCTGGGGCTGCCGGTGCCGCGCACGTCGCCGGACCACGGCACGGCCTACGCGATTGCGGGGAAGGGCGAGGCGAGCTGCGTGCCCATGGTGGAGGCGCTGCTCAAGGCCGCCCAGCTGGCGGCGGTGGGTTCGCGAGGCGCTCGGCCAGGTCCTCGCCGTCCTTCTCCGCGTCGATGA
- a CDS encoding response regulator, with product METSWTFGRCLLLVEDDPSNRMTLAALLEEAGFAVVTAGSYSEAERWLNQPRPIDAVLLDQSLGDGFGTGLIPLVRHHMPGAKVVFVTGADSPIDMPVDAVFRKGDHFDNLLAFLFKLLPQRPLGMSSSSGPRRP from the coding sequence ATGGAGACGAGTTGGACCTTCGGGCGATGCCTGCTGCTGGTGGAAGATGACCCGTCCAACCGGATGACGCTCGCGGCGCTGCTGGAGGAGGCGGGGTTCGCGGTCGTCACGGCGGGCTCCTATTCGGAAGCGGAGCGGTGGCTCAACCAGCCGCGCCCCATCGACGCGGTGCTGTTGGACCAGAGTCTGGGGGATGGCTTCGGGACGGGGCTGATTCCGCTGGTGCGTCACCACATGCCGGGCGCGAAGGTGGTGTTCGTCACCGGCGCGGACAGCCCCATCGACATGCCGGTGGACGCGGTGTTCCGCAAGGGCGACCACTTCGACAACCTGCTGGCCTTCCTCTTCAAGTTGTTGCCGCAGCGGCCGCTGGGGATGTCGTCGTCCTCGGGTCCGCGTCGTCCGTAG
- a CDS encoding MATE family efflux transporter, producing the protein MKPSFGRDLTTGSIPRHIVAFSIPMLVGSFLQTAYSFVNAIWVGRFLGTEALAAVTVSFPVVFVLFSIGMGLTMATSILVSQSYGAKRMDELRRVVDSSTLLIYALGVVLTLLGEWLAPTILTLMATPPEIHAESVSYLRIFLLSMPLGFGLFLTRSLLQGVGDSKTPLYFQAASLLLTTVLDPILIFGWLGLPKLGLNGTAWATVVSQLLALTALILYLRKKDVPVAPRMPRLGHLGPTTLKTLRIGVPAAVQQSLVSIGMVFVTGIVNSFGEVATAAFGAASRIDQIAFMPAMTFGMAVSTLAGQNLGAGRYDRVQEIFKWGCLFSGGITLLISLVAVSFPEALLRIFISDPAVIAPGVSYLHIVGTTYVLFALIFVSNGIINGAGRTFVTTVFSLVSLWVVRVPVAYWLSHRMNSVTGVWLAMALSFAVSLAVSMAYYFSGRWRTPLVKKAPEGPAAPNPGEVFGHETGEA; encoded by the coding sequence ATGAAACCTTCATTCGGTCGCGACCTGACCACCGGCAGCATCCCCCGTCACATCGTCGCCTTCTCCATCCCCATGCTGGTGGGGAGCTTCCTGCAGACGGCGTACAGCTTCGTCAACGCCATCTGGGTGGGCCGCTTCCTGGGCACCGAGGCGCTGGCGGCGGTGACGGTGAGCTTCCCCGTCGTCTTCGTCCTGTTCTCCATCGGCATGGGCCTCACCATGGCGACGAGCATCCTGGTGTCGCAGAGCTACGGCGCCAAGCGGATGGACGAGCTGCGCCGCGTGGTGGACAGCTCCACGCTGCTCATCTACGCGCTGGGCGTGGTGCTCACGCTGTTGGGCGAGTGGCTGGCGCCGACCATCCTGACGTTGATGGCCACGCCGCCGGAGATTCACGCGGAGTCGGTCAGCTACCTGCGCATCTTCCTGCTCTCGATGCCGCTGGGCTTCGGCCTGTTCCTGACGCGCAGCCTGCTGCAGGGCGTGGGGGACTCGAAGACGCCGCTGTACTTCCAGGCGGCGTCGCTGCTGCTGACGACGGTGCTGGACCCGATTCTCATCTTCGGATGGTTGGGATTGCCCAAGCTGGGACTGAACGGCACGGCGTGGGCCACGGTCGTCTCGCAGCTGCTCGCGCTCACCGCGCTCATCCTCTACCTGCGCAAGAAGGACGTGCCCGTCGCGCCGCGCATGCCCCGGCTGGGCCACCTGGGGCCCACGACGTTGAAGACGCTGCGCATCGGCGTGCCGGCGGCGGTGCAGCAGTCGCTGGTGTCCATCGGCATGGTGTTCGTGACGGGCATCGTCAACAGCTTCGGCGAGGTGGCCACGGCGGCCTTCGGCGCGGCGTCGCGCATCGACCAGATTGCGTTCATGCCGGCGATGACGTTCGGCATGGCCGTGTCCACGCTGGCGGGGCAGAACCTGGGCGCGGGCCGGTATGACCGCGTTCAAGAGATATTCAAGTGGGGCTGCCTGTTCAGCGGCGGCATCACCCTGCTCATCTCGCTGGTGGCGGTGTCGTTCCCGGAGGCGCTGCTGCGCATCTTCATCTCGGACCCGGCGGTCATCGCGCCGGGCGTCTCGTACCTGCACATCGTCGGGACGACGTACGTGCTGTTCGCGCTCATCTTCGTGAGCAACGGCATCATCAACGGCGCGGGGCGCACGTTCGTGACGACGGTGTTCTCGCTGGTGAGCCTCTGGGTGGTGCGGGTGCCGGTGGCGTACTGGCTGTCGCACCGGATGAACAGCGTGACGGGTGTGTGGCTGGCGATGGCGCTGAGCTTCGCGGTGTCGCTGGCCGTGAGCATGGCCTACTACTTCTCCGGCCGGTGGCGCACGCCGCTGGTCAAGAAGGCGCCGGAAGGCCCCGCCGCGCCGAACCCCGGCGAGGTCTTCGGGCACGAGACGGGCGAGGCCTGA
- a CDS encoding peptidylprolyl isomerase, translated as MKKLVAFVAAAALLGGATSARAELVDKVAAVVNRDVIALSEVQQRAAPEVSRLNDPDPRKRAEMRAQLMKTALDTLIGEKLMESEITEMGISATEGEVDELVNDVRRQNNITDPSQFEQVLAAEGLTMKAYRDMLRKRILRDRLLRMKVGPKVKVTEEDLKAAYNQYARVEGEDSEVHARHILVQVDPKATEEQVAAARKKAEGIAQEARREGMDFASLARARSEGPSAQDGGDLGWFKRGVMVAAFEKAAFNLKEGEVSEPVRTNFGWHILKVEERRSVSATSYDEMRPKLENKLLQEKTDKFLDQYVQELRQKANVEVKM; from the coding sequence ATGAAGAAGCTGGTGGCATTCGTCGCTGCGGCGGCGCTCCTGGGGGGCGCCACGTCGGCGCGCGCGGAGCTGGTGGACAAGGTGGCCGCGGTGGTGAACCGCGACGTCATCGCGCTGTCGGAAGTGCAGCAGCGCGCGGCGCCGGAGGTGTCGCGCCTGAACGACCCTGATCCGCGCAAGCGCGCGGAGATGCGCGCGCAGTTGATGAAGACGGCGCTCGACACGCTCATCGGCGAGAAGCTGATGGAGTCCGAAATCACGGAGATGGGCATCTCCGCGACCGAGGGCGAGGTGGACGAGCTGGTCAACGACGTGCGCCGCCAGAACAACATCACGGACCCGTCGCAGTTCGAGCAGGTGCTCGCCGCCGAGGGCCTGACGATGAAGGCCTACCGGGACATGCTGCGCAAGCGCATCCTGAGAGACCGCCTGCTGCGCATGAAGGTGGGCCCCAAGGTGAAGGTCACCGAGGAGGACCTGAAGGCCGCCTACAACCAGTACGCCCGCGTGGAGGGCGAGGACTCGGAGGTCCACGCGCGCCACATCCTGGTGCAGGTGGACCCGAAGGCCACCGAGGAGCAGGTGGCCGCCGCGCGCAAGAAGGCCGAGGGCATCGCCCAGGAGGCCCGCCGCGAGGGCATGGACTTCGCCTCCCTGGCGCGCGCGCGCAGCGAGGGCCCCAGCGCGCAGGACGGCGGCGATTTGGGCTGGTTCAAGCGCGGCGTCATGGTGGCCGCGTTCGAGAAGGCCGCCTTCAACCTGAAGGAGGGCGAGGTCAGCGAGCCGGTCCGCACCAACTTCGGCTGGCACATCCTGAAGGTGGAGGAGCGCCGCTCGGTGTCCGCCACGTCGTATGACGAGATGCGTCCGAAGCTGGAGAACAAGCTGCTCCAGGAGAAGACGGACAAGTTCCTCGACCAGTACGTGCAGGAGCTGCGGCAGAAGGCGAACGTCGAAGTGAAGATGTAG
- a CDS encoding (2Fe-2S) ferredoxin domain-containing protein: protein MSRKPPPPEAPPGAPATELHVCHNCMVRLDSSLGGVDLPRRIREAVAARGLGPTTRVFSSGCLGECPRGLVTVLVLPPSGTGSRVELIDAEKDGEDLAERLANPPPPAGRP from the coding sequence ATGTCGCGCAAGCCACCCCCACCCGAGGCACCGCCTGGCGCTCCCGCGACCGAGCTGCACGTCTGTCACAACTGCATGGTGCGCCTGGACTCGAGCCTGGGCGGCGTGGACCTGCCGCGCCGCATCCGCGAGGCCGTGGCCGCGCGAGGCCTGGGGCCGACGACGCGCGTGTTCTCCTCGGGGTGTCTGGGCGAGTGTCCGCGCGGCCTCGTCACCGTGCTGGTGCTGCCTCCCAGCGGCACGGGCTCGCGCGTGGAGCTCATCGACGCGGAGAAGGACGGCGAGGACCTGGCCGAGCGCCTCGCGAACCCACCGCCGCCAGCTGGGCGGCCTTGA
- a CDS encoding AgmX/PglI C-terminal domain-containing protein, with protein MGELLTGGEEQFRARDMGAPETEGLGPEDANDALNVMEALEGDLDAYLDRELTVGEVVDSPSREVTEGMRALLELAEEETRWLADLPAPSCSDEESEAVVTMESVPVVIPEWMRANPQVSVADPVRMAWSYSKEAPRGVRATRTSEAPLNLQERPWGIPLVPPSEQEGSGAEGARNDWDGAIAPGMSNPWSATKGLVAHGSGAQASRRSRDVVSGVLLGVAGVGVVAAGMLVVASVRIWEQGSSLSAPDARAGVGDARAALAVGSVAGASVNAAASSMQAAGSYAGGAAGASPSAADVRVDGLAGSSMQAAGSYAGSAAGASPNAMGSQVVSLAGSSPHASGSYVGGAPNAMGSQVGGLVGPSPHASGSYVGGAAGTSPSAAVIPGVSTWVGIGSTGSVGVLRPVPSEAWSLGGVPGVSGGAALPRLAGVGAQGSRVDANAHPTANMGPSNADLMARRDTQAVKNGERRSRVEPPAPVPTAKPAAPAVAAVATAAVQEMTFDEPDTSNDAYTAPADTGDDPDAANEPESELDEEFARELGFTAEADAQAEEDTAPTRTVYVPPALEAKQHLTPDDVKQVVLANQPAITTCLRQHAADTSAEKSGRFVMRWSVQPSGETTNVGMDTQALRATPLAGCIEGVVRGWKFPVHTVRMQEPIRFPFVF; from the coding sequence GTGGGCGAGCTTCTGACTGGAGGCGAGGAACAGTTCCGTGCGCGGGACATGGGTGCTCCGGAGACGGAGGGCCTGGGGCCCGAGGATGCGAACGACGCGCTGAACGTGATGGAGGCGCTGGAGGGAGACCTCGACGCGTACCTGGACCGTGAGCTCACGGTGGGCGAGGTGGTGGACTCTCCGTCGCGCGAGGTGACGGAGGGCATGCGCGCGCTGCTGGAGCTGGCCGAGGAGGAGACGCGGTGGCTGGCGGACCTGCCCGCGCCCTCGTGCTCCGATGAGGAGTCGGAGGCCGTGGTCACGATGGAGTCGGTGCCCGTGGTGATCCCCGAGTGGATGCGCGCGAATCCCCAGGTGTCCGTCGCGGACCCCGTGCGGATGGCGTGGTCGTACTCGAAGGAGGCGCCGCGTGGCGTGCGCGCGACGCGCACGTCGGAGGCTCCGCTCAATCTGCAGGAGCGACCGTGGGGGATTCCCCTGGTGCCGCCCTCCGAGCAGGAGGGGAGTGGCGCCGAGGGCGCGCGCAATGATTGGGATGGCGCGATTGCACCGGGCATGTCGAACCCGTGGAGCGCGACGAAGGGGCTCGTGGCGCACGGGAGTGGCGCGCAGGCGTCGCGTCGGAGCCGTGATGTGGTCTCCGGGGTCCTGCTCGGTGTCGCGGGCGTGGGCGTCGTCGCGGCGGGGATGCTCGTGGTCGCGAGCGTGCGCATCTGGGAGCAGGGCTCGAGCCTGTCGGCTCCGGATGCGCGCGCGGGAGTCGGTGATGCACGTGCCGCGCTCGCAGTGGGGAGCGTCGCGGGCGCGTCTGTGAACGCGGCGGCTTCATCGATGCAAGCCGCGGGTTCGTACGCCGGGGGCGCCGCAGGTGCGTCACCCAGCGCGGCGGATGTGCGGGTGGATGGCCTCGCGGGCTCATCGATGCAAGCCGCGGGTTCGTACGCCGGGAGCGCCGCTGGTGCGTCACCGAACGCGATGGGTTCGCAGGTGGTGAGCCTCGCGGGCTCCTCGCCGCATGCCTCGGGTTCGTACGTCGGTGGGGCACCGAACGCGATGGGTTCGCAGGTGGGGGGCCTTGTGGGCCCCTCGCCGCATGCCTCGGGTTCGTACGTCGGTGGCGCTGCTGGTACGTCACCGAGCGCGGCTGTGATCCCCGGCGTGTCCACCTGGGTGGGCATCGGCTCGACGGGCTCCGTCGGTGTCCTGCGCCCCGTGCCCTCCGAGGCGTGGTCCCTCGGCGGTGTCCCGGGTGTCTCCGGGGGCGCTGCCCTGCCGCGCCTGGCGGGTGTCGGCGCCCAGGGCTCCCGTGTGGATGCGAACGCGCATCCCACGGCGAACATGGGCCCCAGCAACGCGGACCTCATGGCCCGCCGTGACACGCAGGCCGTGAAGAACGGCGAGCGCCGCTCCCGCGTGGAGCCGCCCGCGCCCGTGCCCACCGCGAAGCCCGCGGCTCCCGCCGTGGCCGCTGTCGCCACCGCCGCCGTGCAGGAGATGACCTTCGACGAGCCCGACACCAGCAACGACGCCTACACCGCGCCCGCCGACACCGGGGATGATCCGGACGCCGCCAACGAGCCGGAGTCCGAGCTGGACGAGGAGTTCGCGCGCGAGCTGGGCTTCACCGCGGAGGCCGACGCCCAGGCCGAGGAGGACACCGCGCCGACCCGCACGGTGTATGTGCCTCCGGCGCTCGAGGCGAAGCAGCACCTGACGCCGGACGACGTGAAGCAGGTGGTGCTGGCGAATCAGCCCGCCATCACCACGTGTCTGCGCCAGCACGCGGCGGACACCTCCGCCGAGAAGAGCGGACGCTTCGTGATGCGTTGGTCCGTGCAGCCCAGCGGCGAGACGACGAACGTGGGCATGGACACGCAGGCCCTGCGCGCCACGCCGCTCGCCGGCTGCATCGAGGGCGTGGTGCGTGGCTGGAAGTTCCCCGTGCACACCGTCCGCATGCAGGAGCCCATCCGCTTCCCGTTCGTCTTCTAG
- a CDS encoding response regulator produces the protein MEDVALGPARILLVDDEEGLRITLAANLELEGHTVLEASNGEEALRLLGEHPVDVVLSDMRMPGLHGVDLLRRIKQARPDMPVVLMTAFTAEELVEDALAEGAFTVLPKPFDVAHALDTILRAARAPQVLVVDDTEPVARAMVRALSTVGLRARAVYSGEEALTWLRSGDFDVCVLDLVMPEMSGPELVAKVKAADLSVAVIAMSGHVVPELLRKVAAQGAVVCMTKPVPLRELVQAIARVRGQPRAQGPTGTQGARN, from the coding sequence ATGGAGGACGTGGCTTTGGGCCCCGCTCGCATCCTTTTGGTCGACGACGAGGAGGGGCTGCGCATCACGCTCGCGGCGAACCTGGAGTTGGAGGGCCACACCGTTCTGGAGGCCTCCAACGGCGAGGAAGCGCTGCGCCTCCTGGGTGAGCACCCGGTGGACGTGGTGCTCAGCGACATGCGCATGCCGGGCTTGCACGGGGTGGACCTGTTGCGCCGAATCAAACAGGCGCGACCGGACATGCCCGTGGTGTTGATGACCGCCTTCACGGCGGAGGAGCTGGTGGAGGACGCGCTCGCGGAGGGCGCGTTCACCGTGCTGCCCAAGCCCTTCGACGTGGCGCACGCGCTGGACACCATCCTGCGCGCGGCGCGGGCGCCCCAGGTGTTGGTGGTGGACGACACGGAGCCGGTGGCGCGCGCCATGGTGCGCGCGTTGAGCACGGTGGGCCTGCGGGCGCGGGCCGTGTACAGCGGCGAGGAAGCGCTGACGTGGCTGCGCTCGGGCGACTTCGACGTGTGCGTGCTGGACCTGGTGATGCCGGAGATGAGCGGGCCGGAGCTGGTGGCCAAGGTGAAGGCGGCGGACCTGTCGGTGGCGGTCATCGCCATGTCAGGCCATGTGGTGCCGGAGCTGCTCCGGAAGGTGGCGGCGCAGGGGGCGGTGGTGTGCATGACGAAGCCCGTGCCGTTGCGGGAGCTGGTGCAAGCGATTGCCCGGGTGAGGGGTCAGCCGAGGGCGCAGGGGCCCACGGGGACCCAGGGCGCGAGGAATTGA
- a CDS encoding sensor histidine kinase, with amino-acid sequence MKPTEDASGPTVALKERAVLLFHEHLGAVRRRTDRLFAGLMLAQWAVGVLVALFVSPYGWSGEDRALHAHVYAVLFLGAALTVFPIALAHWRPGATSTRHGVALAQVLWSSLLIHLTGGRIETHFHIFVSLAFLSLYRDPWVLLTATCATVADHIIRGLLWPESVYGLPNPEWWRFLEHALWVGCLDLVLLHAGRVMRREMREVAVRRAELELAREREEEKSAELDRALRELSGFQEHLIRVEKLAAVGQLAASVGHELRNPLAAVRNAHAYLSRRLSRDAIGAADDPRVPQFLGVMERELGACAKIISDLLDFARERPPALQPCPLRPLVDEAIGVVPSREGVRIVNDVPESLPVPSLDKEQFRQVLVNLVQNAVEAMPQGRTGQVSVLAEGGDAGPWAIRVVDDGTGIPPDVLPKIFEPLFTTKTRGTGLGLAIVANMVQRHGGTISVRSEAGRGSEFHIHLPATAAAQAA; translated from the coding sequence ATGAAGCCCACGGAGGATGCCAGCGGCCCCACGGTGGCACTGAAGGAACGCGCCGTCCTGCTGTTCCACGAACACCTGGGCGCCGTGCGCCGTCGCACCGACCGGCTGTTCGCGGGGCTGATGCTCGCGCAGTGGGCCGTGGGTGTCCTGGTGGCGCTCTTCGTGTCGCCCTATGGCTGGTCCGGCGAGGACCGCGCGCTGCATGCGCACGTGTACGCGGTGCTCTTCCTGGGCGCGGCGCTCACCGTGTTCCCCATCGCCCTGGCGCACTGGCGGCCCGGGGCCACCTCCACCCGGCACGGCGTGGCGCTGGCGCAGGTGCTGTGGTCCTCGCTGCTCATCCACCTGACGGGTGGGCGCATCGAGACGCACTTCCACATCTTCGTCTCGCTCGCCTTCCTCTCGCTGTATCGCGACCCGTGGGTGCTGCTCACGGCGACATGCGCGACGGTGGCGGACCACATCATCCGAGGGCTGCTCTGGCCGGAGTCGGTGTACGGCCTGCCGAATCCGGAGTGGTGGCGCTTCCTCGAGCACGCGCTGTGGGTGGGCTGCCTGGACCTGGTGCTGCTGCACGCGGGAAGGGTGATGCGGCGGGAGATGCGCGAGGTGGCGGTGCGGCGCGCGGAGCTGGAGCTGGCGCGCGAGCGCGAGGAGGAGAAGTCCGCCGAGCTGGACCGCGCGCTGCGCGAGCTCAGCGGCTTCCAGGAGCACCTCATCCGCGTGGAGAAGCTGGCCGCGGTGGGTCAACTCGCCGCCAGCGTGGGTCACGAGCTACGCAATCCCCTGGCCGCCGTGCGCAACGCGCACGCCTACCTCTCCCGACGGTTGAGCCGGGATGCGATTGGGGCCGCGGATGACCCACGCGTGCCCCAGTTCCTCGGAGTGATGGAGCGCGAGCTGGGGGCGTGCGCGAAAATCATCTCCGACCTGCTCGACTTCGCGCGCGAGCGTCCCCCCGCGCTGCAGCCGTGTCCTTTACGACCTCTGGTGGACGAGGCCATCGGCGTGGTTCCCTCCCGGGAGGGCGTGCGCATCGTCAACGATGTCCCCGAGTCATTGCCCGTGCCCAGCCTGGACAAGGAACAATTCCGTCAGGTGCTGGTGAATCTGGTGCAGAACGCGGTGGAGGCCATGCCTCAGGGAAGGACGGGGCAGGTTTCAGTGCTGGCGGAAGGTGGAGACGCGGGGCCCTGGGCCATTCGCGTGGTAGATGACGGGACGGGCATCCCACCGGATGTGCTGCCCAAGATTTTCGAACCGCTGTTCACAACCAAGACGCGCGGCACCGGCTTGGGGCTGGCCATTGTGGCCAACATGGTGCAACGTCACGGAGGCACAATCTCTGTGCGAAGCGAAGCCGGCCGGGGTAGTGAATTCCATATTCATCTCCCGGCAACCGCGGCGGCGCAGGCCGCATGA
- a CDS encoding TetR/AcrR family transcriptional regulator yields MKKRQRLTGAERRVQLMEIGREVFAAKGYEPTSIEEVAQRAGVSKPIVYEHFGAKEGLYAAIMEREMDDLVARVSSSITEGSPRQRFEGAVLAFMAYVKDEPAGFAVLTRDSPLATARRGLTRVIDDLAHRVGDVFRSEFERAGYPSKVAPIYANALVGMVTQVGHWWAAEGKSFSTESVARHVAALGWMGLRHLPKAPSLPAREEDGDGKLVKAKAPRRAPRAKPPGR; encoded by the coding sequence CGCCGGGTCCAGTTGATGGAGATTGGCCGGGAGGTCTTCGCGGCGAAGGGCTACGAGCCCACCTCCATCGAGGAGGTCGCGCAGCGGGCCGGCGTGTCCAAGCCCATCGTCTACGAGCACTTCGGCGCGAAGGAGGGGCTCTACGCGGCCATCATGGAGCGGGAGATGGACGACCTGGTGGCGCGCGTGTCGTCGAGCATCACGGAGGGCTCGCCGCGCCAGCGCTTCGAGGGCGCGGTGCTCGCGTTCATGGCCTACGTGAAGGACGAGCCCGCGGGCTTCGCGGTGTTGACGCGGGATTCACCCCTGGCGACGGCGCGGCGCGGCCTGACGCGCGTCATCGATGACCTGGCCCACCGCGTGGGGGATGTGTTCCGCAGCGAGTTCGAGCGCGCAGGGTATCCCTCCAAGGTCGCGCCCATCTACGCCAACGCGCTCGTCGGGATGGTGACCCAGGTGGGGCACTGGTGGGCCGCCGAGGGGAAGTCGTTCTCCACCGAGAGCGTGGCCCGTCACGTCGCGGCGCTCGGCTGGATGGGCCTGCGCCACCTGCCCAAGGCCCCGTCGCTGCCCGCGCGCGAGGAGGACGGGGACGGCAAGCTGGTGAAGGCGAAGGCCCCGCGAAGAGCGCCGCGCGCGAAGCCCCCGGGGCGGTGA